The window aatctaaattttcctGCAAATCATTTATCTTGCCACTGATCCATAGGGTTCTTGTTGCACTGCCACTCCTATTCTCTTGACAAGCAGAATGATTTATGTTACAAACATACAGTTTGAATACTTAGCTACACGTCCTGAATAAATAAATGAAGAAAAAATGAATATAATGAGCCAGTTAACTCAGGCTGAGATTGTTGATCAGTACTTGTAAGTTTATGCCAAATTGTTTCCAATATGAATGGGCACCACCGGAATTTAGCCTCTTTTTTATTGGGAGGACGGAAATGAAGGCCTTGTTTACTTCAAAAGATCGAACGGGCAGAGAAAGAAATTGAAGAGGGAAAAAAATCCCTGGGAAACGGAAATGGAAAGGGAATGGAAAGGGAAAGCAAAATCCCAGGGGAAGAAAGgaggaaaagggaaaaaaaaatccgaggaaaagaaaaaagataACGCAAAAAGGCATCTTCTTGAACCCAGCAAGCAACAGAAACCGCAAGATAACGCAAAAAGGCTAAATCTGCTGCTTCCCCTAAACCAACCTTGCAGCCCCGAGCAGCAAAGGAGGAAGCGGGAACACCGTCCCCCGGCCGGTTCGGATTCAATGCGATGGACAAGGGAAGGCGTGCTGAAGATCAGTAGCCACGGTCAGCTCACTGTGAGTGGGAAGACACAGCCGTTGAGTAGGAACTTGACAACTTTGACTCACCTATGACCATGCATGCGTCATCGGAGCAAATGGCAAATAAAGTAAGGACGTATTCTGCACCGGATAAGAATTGACCCAACACGAACATGTCCATTGTCGCTTAGTGTTCAGCGATTAATTTTAATGGCTATAAAGTTTAATTCAAcatctttaaaaatattaaaataggagaaaaaaaaataaaggtgaAAAAGCAACccttgaaaaaaaatcaaaacaatgtattctttctttaaaaaaatatccaTTTTCAGTATTATTTTAATAACTACGACACAATTGGTACAATATATAATAATTtgagtaattttgattaaattaaaataaattttaataattttaaccaAATTAGTAATTAAAAGGATCCCTAGTTATTTGAAGCATTGACAGAACGCTTCTTCCTTTTAAAATGTGAAAATTTTGTTAAGAAAAAATATAGTTTTGTGATTATCTTTTACACTTCCTATGTCACTGTTTGAGTATTCATGTCTCATATTTACCAGAtttgtttttgttattttttttagtaCTTCAATTTTAtgatttatcattcttatattaGTTTTTATGACTTGATCTTAGTTATACGTCAATCAGATCCTGTTCCTTGTATGTCTTGTGATCTAGTTCTGAAGTATTCCTTGTTATGTAATTCATCAATACAAATTGTTTGATAGCTTAGAAAGTTAGAATTTAGTAAGACTGCTAGTAGTGCATAGCTTGTTTTTCAGGCAACATACAGGAAGTCTAATGGCACCTCCTAGTCGGTTTCTTGTCCAATAATATTTTTGTATTCCCTGAAGAGCTGATTCATGGGCAATATGACTTCTGCTGTTCTGTTGTCCAAGATTTTGACATAATCTTTTATGAATCCTGTTGAGACTTCATTTAGTTCTTTCGCCGCTCTTTCAAAAAACAGTGCAATCTCATTGATaatcttttagaataaaagtAATGTGTTATTcacttgtgcttaatttcttacagGGCCTGTTATGGTCTCTTGACGTTTGTCATGGAGAGTGGTGCCAAGGGATGTCAGGTACACAAATTTATTCTAAGATCCATCGACCTTTCAATGAATGTGATATTTTGATCCCTGATTTTCTTTCAGATAATAGAAAGTGGAAAGCTCAGGGCCCAGCGAGCTAAATCCATGAACTTCAAGGATGGATACATGATTTCTTCTGGTCAGCCAGTAAAGGAATACATTGACTCTGCAGTGAGGCATGTTCTCCTCAGACAGGTTAGGATCTGAAACACACTAATCTATTCTACACGCCACAAAAACTACTAGGATTTTTAGTTTCAACATTGAATCTCCACCTAATCAAATCTTGTTTCCCCCAAATGTTTAGGGTGTTCTTGGAATCAAGGTCAAAATTATGTTGGACTGGTATCCAAAGGGGCAACAAGGGCCAACCACTCCACTTCCAGATCTTGTCACTATCCatccaccaaaggatgaagaggaaTACATGAGACAACCGTTTTGGTGCCAGCGAGATACCCTTGCATGATGGCGAGAGTGTATGCTTCACATGAATTTTACTAGAAGAGTTGCCTTAATTATGATTTTCACAAAACATATGTTTGATGTAACAACAAGTAAGGGCTATTTATCCTTGTTTAATCCTGTTCTTTTTTGCGCCTGTCATCTCCCAAACTAGTGATTTCTTTGGTGGTTGATTTGCGTGTTTAATCTCTATTTCCAGAAAGCATGCTCCTCCATGTATGTTTTGGGATCATGGAACATCTTCTCtaatttttcctttattattatttttttttaagatctaGATAGAGTTAATAGTTTTATTCTTGGTGCGCATTCTGAATGTTTCCATTAAAACAAGAATAGCTATAATTGATTTTCTCCACTCAAAGATTTTTGTTTATTGACAATCATAGCCCGATAACAGTCTTCAAGTTTAAACCTGATTGAGGCATATGGGATGCACATGAATACATCAACCATCAGGGAGATAAGACAACAAAATACTAGTCTGACATCAACCTTATTCATATAAACAATGGCAGGCATCACAAGTGAGAGAGattcatcaaaattttcatgCTACCTTGAATCCTGATCCACGGAAATCCTGAGGGAAATTGTGGAGGTAGAAGACCATGCTTCAAAAAGCCTAGTATATAATTATGGGCATAAATGACAGGTATAGCATTTGCAGCTGAAGATAATCCATGTTCAGCGTCGAGCTGTGTGATTAGCAGACAAATTGTTTGTGATGCTAGCGCGCTTCAAATGCTTCTGCCGGTATCTCCAAGCCACTTGACAGCGTGTCACAGGCATTTTTCTCCAATAGGGTAATTCATACCTGAAATTGAATTGCAAGACATTAAGCAATCTTAGATGCTAGATTTATCACTTGTCAAAGATTACCAAATGTGGTTATTCATCCTAGCACTCTTATCTGGTAAATCGACTTTATGACCCTCAGAGTTccaagaaatatttgaaccatgaTATCTTGTAGACTTAAATATGCAGAATGATGTTACAAAATCAAATGCACCGTATCCAGAAAAATTGCACATTACTTAATAGCTCCTTGTCCGCGTGGGTTTCTCAAGAACTGGGAGAACAATGTAGTGACTTCTTCTAGATCGGCAGCATGGAGTGCAAAAGCTTCAACATTGGTTAGACATGTAACAGTTCGAGTTGATAACGACCGTGATCCTGGGAATTGGATTCTCCCACCCTCTGCAACGAAGCACAATTCAAGAACATGATGCTTGCATGATTTCAGTGAACCTATACACTGTTATAATACAAGAGAGGGAAAACTTTGCAATGCTAATTCCACACGGTCATTAGATATTACAATTCGAGAAACTAATGAGGGTGCTAAAGTAACTTGCATGAAATCATTACAATTGTGGAAACCAATGTCTACATGTATTTCTTTGCATAcatatttttttgttggatctGGATCTTTCATTCTCAGGAACTATTTGCCAAGGAAAGCTTTCTTAGATTTGGAGCTAAACAGGAGATGCGTCTATTATGCACTTCTGGAGTATTATGCAAATATATCAGGTAAGTGGCtatttataatattcttatttatCAACAATATCCATTGGTAGA is drawn from Zingiber officinale cultivar Zhangliang chromosome 1B, Zo_v1.1, whole genome shotgun sequence and contains these coding sequences:
- the LOC121984307 gene encoding 40S ribosomal protein S3-3-like, which translates into the protein MESGAKGCQIIESGKLRAQRAKSMNFKDGYMISSGQPVKEYIDSAVRHVLLRQGVLGIKVKIMLDWYPKGQQGPTTPLPDLVTIHPPKDEEEYMRQPFWCQRDTLA